Part of the Acropora palmata chromosome 10, jaAcrPala1.3, whole genome shotgun sequence genome, aggattTAAATACCTCAATGTAATTTGTTCGTCCGGGTTAAAGGAGCACTGAGAAGGACTTTTGGTATTGACTGATATTTGAGCATCCTGAgcagaagtcatcttcaggATGTTAAGACATAAGTCCTCCTCATGGCCCTTTTCTCCCAAATGATGAAATTCCATTGAGATAGGCTTGTTACTCTGGTGAACCCTTAGAAAATGCAGactattgcttttattaagtaaaatatttgttttacaaatattattcaagAAAGTTATTGTGAGCAGCAGCAAGGAGTTTCACAAGAAAACATAATTTTTAATGCAATGGTCAAGGTTTGTGTTGTCTGTATGTTCGTTGTCCTACCAGTGATAGCAAAATTATTGATACAAGTATGAGTTTAGGTGGGCAAGAAACTGTAGGTTTATTTGTAATCAGACTGTGTGCAGATCTCAGtgattttataaaatattatatGCTATtacagggctgcaaataaatttttttatttgtaaagaacatatatacatatatatatatatgggagaaacatatatatagttcgctctacttcaatgtattgagcactgttttacgaacatcaagttttacactttacatatatatatatatatatatatttagtatttaccaaatcagtggatagcaattttcgctatccccctcagggtcggtgaagagagGTAGatatatatacctcgacgctttgCGTCTCCgacggtatatatccaccactattcacctcccctttgggggatagttgtataatatatatataaatatatatatactgcaCAATAATCTTGAACGTCTGTAGTAAGAGTGCTCGATAGTAAAAAGACTAGAGCGTGATTATAAAAAGAGTAATCGGATCAACAAATGATTTGACTAGCCATCTTATGACTAACTAGTTTCGTACCAcaccactcagtcctattaccattactaatcataaaaattacaatttcctcgcttgtgattggtttaaaaaagtcctattttccactaattcgcttgccaagttgttatcggacagtttgttattggatagtttgttattggacagtttgttatcggacaattcaaaaagccaatcacattcaaatatgtagtttaaaacaaccaatcacattcaaagttgtaatAACGTGTGCGTGCGCGTGGgcttgcttttgtgtttatgCCCCGTAACCTTAGAATGCTTACGCCTCCTTTGTCAGTATTTTAATGCGTTTATGCCCCGTAACCTTAGAATGCTTACGCCTCCTTTGTCAGTATTTTAATGTGAACTTTCCCCTTTTTTcacaacttggctatttttctcgATAATTGtgatttttatgattaattgataataggacttcgtgtcatCCAATTcagtctgtaatcatactcgtgataaacaaatcacGTTCAGCAGAAACGTAGCCACCAACGTTGGACGATCATTCTTCAAAATCCTCGATGAAGAATTCCCTAAAAACCACATCCTCCACAAGATCTTTAATCGGTCTACAGTTAAAATCAGCTACAGCTGTATGCCTAATCTCAGGCAGAAAATCAATGCACACAACAAGTCACCCCTACATTCCACGCATGATCTACCGAAATCATGCAACTGCAGAGAGCCAGCTAACTGTCCTTTGAATGGTAATTGCCTCCAATCGTCCGTGATCTACCAAGCAACGGTCGaaacaaatgacaacaaacCATCTCAAACTTACATCGGTCTTACAGAGAActccttcaaaacaaaattcaccaaCCACAGAAACTCATTTAAAgatcacaaaaagaaacttagcACAGAGCTAAGTAAGCATGTTTGGAAATTGAAGGAGGCGAACGTAAATTTTCAGATCAGTTGGAAGATCTTGAAACACGCCGCCTCTTATAACCCAGTTTCCGAACAATGCAACCTGTGCTTGTGGGAGAAGTATTTCATTATCTGCAGACCTGAACTTGCAACCTTGAACAGGCGTAACGAACTTGTGTCATCATGTCGACACGCGAGGAAGTATCTCCTCAGCAACCTCATATGTTGATTTACTTCTGCGCAACattattaattcaaatttaggGCGCGAGCGTAATCCTACCTTGTACAAGCGTGTGCTTTAACGGAATATTCACTTAGCTATTTTATCCGAAGAGTGCCACACAGTTCGTGTGGTACGAAACTAGTTAGTCATAAGATGGCTAGTCAGATCATTTGTTGATCCGATTACtctttttataaatatatatatatgtttatatatataaatatagaTATGTTTAtacatataattatattatacaactatccgcCAAAGGAGAGGTGACGCTTTGCGTCTCGGTAtgtatccaccgctcttcaccgaccctgagggggatagttgttttagtatttaccaattcagatggataaaaaacgcttctccaatttcttcttctgaaactttcgcgaaacaacacgccatttttctctctgttcgcaaaacagtgaatatccatggatattcCAAGTGatgggagccaatcaaaacgcgcaaaaattgctatccactgatttggtaaatactaaatatatatatatatatatatatatatatatatatatatttagtatttaccaaatcagtggatagcaatttttgtcattggTCTTTCATTTCACTCCCTAAAAGTagcacacatatatatatatatatatatatgtgctACTTTTAGGGAGTGAAATGAAAGATCAATGACGTACTAAGTGACGGAAGAAAATGTCTTTATCCAATTGAGTCTTTGACTCATGGAGGTGGTGTGTGAATTAAAATTTGTGAACATGTAAGGAGGTATTCATGGTAGCCTTTTTATCCCTTTTTTTCGTAAAAATGATATTCAGTTTAAGAAATGTCTGGACATTATGTTGGACTACAGGTAAGCTTTCATTGTACATGAGTAAATTTTGGTAGGCCATTGTCCCATAACCAACTGTTATTTGCAGCTCTGCTATTGTTGTATCTGGCTGTGGTGCTATGCTGCTAGTTGCTTGTGTGTTCCTTTAGCATAATCTCATCAAGCTAcactcattgtaattcagtccTTGACTGCAAAAAAAGGAGGGTGATACCTGTTGAAACACAACATTTTACTGAATTTCATTGTGTTCAAGCTATGCCATCAAAATCATACAATGTGTGTCTTTTCAGTCAATAGACGACTGGATGAATGGGTGCCAATGGAAAGGGTTGATCTTCAACAGAAGGATGAAACTCAAAGGGTTCATATCCCAATTATAGAAGAGAAGGTTGATATTGATGGCCCAGAGAGAaagttgacaagaaaccaaaaacgtaaacatgatgaaatcaatcatGTACAAAAGGTAATGAGTTagaactaaaaatgaaaaagaagaaattggaTTAATTTTGTAGGAGTCATGTTTCCTAGCTCAGCTTCAATAAAGTActttattatcatcatcctGGTGACTCTCTTGCCCGTGATAGTCAAGGCATCATGCCAACCAGAGCTAACTCTGTTGCTTTTAGAGTTATGTCTTACTAGGTCCAATCCCAGTCAATAATTCTGGTTATTGCGGTCTGTTCACTCTGCTTTGCTGGGTTTCATTTTTTAGCTCTAACTTGAGAAAAGTTTGCCTGAGTATCTTGTTTGCTTGCCTGTTTGTATTAGTGtgtatttttgtgtttcaacTTTCATAGTGTAGGTTTGCCTTCTTTAATATTTACACAAAACGAATGACTTGTGATTAGCATTTCTTCCCACTAGTTCTCttgaaataatcatttttttaatctcaGAATTAGTTCTTGACAGCAATGGACCATTCTTGTCTAAACTCGTTTATTTCTGTTACTAATGGTAACTGTTGTTGTTATCTTTCATTGAAGACTTATGCTGAGATGGACCCCACTACTGCAGCGCTGGAGAAGGAACATGAAGCTGTAAGCAGttgtaacattaattttctcaaaccttgttttgtattgtattgtataaCACAATAACACTTCAAATTTATCCCACCTGCTGGATAATTGGCCTAAGACGTTGGCTCACCATTGTGTCCCAGATAAGAGACTTGGAtgcaacatcaaaataatttttattaatgtAAGATCTGTGATCCCAGTAATGATAAGTAATTGGGTTACCTGAGATCAAAGCTGGGTCATTTATGCAGTACAGCTACCAGAGACATCTTATTGTACCTGAGCTGTTTGGTTGCTGATTATCAAGAgagttttttcctttccacATATTAGATTACCAAGATCAAGTATGTGCACAAAATCCAGTTTGGCAAATATGAAATTGATGCATGGTATTTTTCGCCATTTCCTGACGAGTATGGCAAACAAGCTAAACTGTGGATATGTGAATACTGCATCAAGTACATGAAGTTTGAGAGAACCTATAAGGAGCACCTGGTAAGGATAAGAATTTCTTTTGCTAACCTTGTGCTATCTTGAATAGTACATAACTGTAttgctgttattacagttaagCCTATAGGCAAAGCTTTTTTTGTCTACAGCTGCATGCAAACAAAGCTAATGGGTCAGTACAATTGAAAATGGCCATTAGCCTggcttttgtttcaaaactgCTGTTAACTCGGGGTTCTCAATATAATTTTGAACAGCCATTGCTGTAACACTAATAAAAGTACATGGCCTAAGGCCATGTAGCTTGGGCCGTATGTGTCCAAGTGACAAGGGGGGGTCTCGGATATCCACCACAGGAAATTTTTTAGTTGAAATGCGTGGAAAGGTAGCATCTGCAAGCagcctgggcccagttgttctgAATTTAATGTGGCATTCACGCTCTGACATTGCAACAAgacttttcaagtgaagtgATTGTACAGTCATTCTGTGGACACGGTACATGACGATGAAATCCAAGAAAAGGTAGATTGCAAACTAACACTAAAGACATGACATGACATGAGTCAATCTGTCTGCAAACTTAGGTGAACTTGTTCATTCCAACAGGGAAAGTGTACAATGCGTCAGCCaccaggaaaagaaatttatcgCAAGGGAACTATATCAGTTTACGAAGTTGATGGAAAAGAACACAAGGTAAAAAAGGAATTTATATCCTCTCTGTCAacaatacttttatttttaatttgaggGTAAGCAATTTGGCTTTCTCCAATCTGAAGCTGATTCTGGTTCAGTACAGTGTTTCGTGGTTGAAACAGTTTTTTGAAACATGAACATGCGACCATAAAATATAATGCTCATAGTCATAAACTGATAGTTTTGGCATCATCTTTGCTGTTGTGACATCATCATTGCATTCTCATTAAAGAGATGCTTCTTGTATGCAAACTTCAATGATTGTAAAATGTGCAAACTGACTCTGTTTGTGCAAAGATTGTCCAAAGATATTTAATTGGCAGCACTTGTGCCAATTTGGAGAGTGGACAAGGTTAGATCATTGCATAAATTTGTGACTTTGCAAAGGGAATTATAACATGATGATGCCAAAATGTCAACTtctaacattaaattttgtctaAGCAATGTTGTGGTTTAGTATGAAGATTcatgttcttttctttcttatttttggtTTACAGGTATTTCTCTGGTTTAGCTTTTACATGGgtttttcatttattatttcttagCTACACCTAAATGTACTAGAACCATaatgaagggctctgggcaaaaacatcctaactgatttgggtttttttaatttgcgctcaaaagtggttgattttttgcatgtgacccaacattattgcatatgttaatttttggaaataaaaaacaaaccagccaaaaatattatagaacacttattttcttaataatgttgggtcacatgcaaaaagtcagccacttttgagcccaaatggaaaaaaacgcaaaatgtcagttaggacgtttttgcccagagcccttccaTTTAGATTAGGGGTTTGATAGCATGCCATCTTGCATTATTATATGAAGTTGTGGCCTCTTGAGCTGATTCTTGTTTGGTATAAGGTGAagtcttaatttttttctcactgcTTGTGTTTTTGTGTCTGTTGCAGTTATATTGTCAGAACATTTGCTTGTTGGCCAAACTGTTCCTGGACCACAAAACTTTGTACTTTGATGTGGAACCATTCATGTTTTACTTATTAACAGAAGTCGATAGGGAAGGAGCACATCTTGTCGGGTATTTCTCCAAGGTGAGACACGACATATCGTCTCTAAGTATGTTGGGCTAGATTGGGGCCACCGTACACTTGTTGTGGTTGCAGTGCTGTCTAGGTTACTCATTGTACTTAATTGTGACTGACACTGGTATGTCTTTGTTCTAAGTTTATCCCggtttttttctcattttctgaATTTGTTAGCTTGAGACTGTTGTTTACCATGATAAGATTTTGAATTTCCTACAGCtgcattgttttttgttgcttaGGAGAAAGAGTCACCCGATGGAAACAATGTTGCTTGCATCTTAACGTTACCTCCATACCAGAGGAAAGGGTATGGAAAATTCTTAATAGCCTTCAGTAAGTAAATCATTTTGACGTTTCTACCTGCTTTCATCTGTGTGAATAGTGTTTGTCTCAAAGTAGGAACAGGTCAAGGTTGTTTTACTTAGGTCAtctgacgaaaaaaaaaaaaacaaacaagaacagAAGAAGCAAAACAGAATTCACTTGCATTGACTTGTAACAGCCTTCGTAAAGGCGTCAGTTTTGTTTGTCTACAGTTTCTTTCGGTCCATCCTTTAGGTTACGAGTTGTCGAAGATAGAACAAATGGTTGGGTCACCAGAAAAGCCTTTGTCCGATCTCGGAAAGTTGAGTTATAGAAGTTACTGGTCGTGGATTTTGCTCGATATACTGCGCAACTTTCGAGGAACACTCTCAATCAAAGATCTCAGGTCAGTAGTTCCTGCTGCGAAACACAAGGGTACAAGGGTACAGTAATATCCCTtaaggggggaggggaggtTAACAGTATGACCACCCTTTGACCAAATATATTATAGGTGACCCTTTTTCGTCGTGGGTGGGTTCTCACATTGTTGGTAACGACGACTCGGTGACTTAGTTTTGTGGCCCAGTTTGTGTGTTACAATGTCGTAATTTGCTTGACCTGGATAGACATGTCTATGTTATCCAGACGTATAATAATTCGCAATGGAACTAGAGATTCACAACTATTGCGGCTGTTTGAAGAAGGGAAACAATATGGTGACAAGAAAAGTCGCTGGGAACCATGTGGGATTCATATTTATGTTTCAGAACTCGGAAAAGTGGCTGTTTTGTTGCATTGGTGTTCTCAGTGACACCACGACCCTTAATGAGACATCAataatacaatacaatacttcTTATTGACAACTCCCCACAAGGagtttttcagtgacaatttacaattctagaggaaatcaaatcgacATAGCTCAAATCGCTatttacaaatgttttctgcaaatcaaatcaaatcaaatgttggtttttggtgagaggggaaaacggGAATAgccgggggaaaacctctcatagcagagtagagaaccaacaaactcaatctacatttgacgccgagtgcggaaatcgaacccgggccatattggtggaaggcaagagtgctctcaccacaacGCCAACGCCAACGCCAAGCCGGCCACGTTTTGCGAAAGGGGAATAGTTCAGACCATAGCAACGGGAGGATCACCCTTTCCACTTACTAAACGGTGTGTGGATTTGTTAACTAGACGGGACCTACTGTCCGTGAAGACTTAATCTCACCATTTTGCATGTATAATTAACAAAGGCATCATTTtgtcctcagttattttaacaCCCTGGGTGTTGGTTTGGTCCGGGATTCCAACTCGCGACCTCCTTAACGCTAGTTTGATCCTCAGTCTACTGAAGACTCTCAAATAACGGCCTAATGTAAAAGtgttttttcctttacaaGCATTCTATTTTTTCCTAACTTGTGtggtttttttccttgcatGTTCAAATTCTCCAGTAACATGACAAGTATAACACAAGAAGACATAATAAACACGCTTCAGTCACTGAACATGGTGAAATACTGGAAAGGACAGCACGTGATATGTGTCACTGCCAAGCTTGTCGAGGAGCATGTCAAAAGTGCGCATTACCGCAAACCGGTATTGTCTGTAGACACTTCATGCCTTAGGTGGGCGCCGCCGGGGAAGAAGGTCAAGAAGATCAAGCACTGATTGACAGTGCAGCGCACATTTTGTCGAATGTTGAGTGGCTGGGAATGCGTGACTTGCAAATGCGGTGGTTACACCTAATACGAAGTTCGTCGTTGGATCTGGGTCGCGCCTTAGTAAGCGTGTTGGTCTTCAAGAGATGGTCCTGGCTGACTCGCATGTTCACCTGTTGGTCTATGCACTAGTTTTTTTGTGATGGCAAAATATGCGTGGTTATCGTTCGATTTACGCCAGCAAGAACAAGCAACAATCGTactcttctcttttttgcaATGTGAGTCTTCGTAACATCGCGTCCGTGTGATCACTGCTTGTGAACCTCGATGTAACCATAGGTCAAACGACAtacgttttcttttcctttgtttgtagCGGAAGGAAGGTCATGTATAacttgtaaattattttttaaaagccCTGTGTATAGaaaatcatgaaaatattttccttcgAACTACTGTTGCCCtaagtttgtcttttttcgtTAACAGACCACGAAACATTTGTTGATATGATTAGGGAGGAAGTGGCTGTTGTCGATGCAGATTTCCTTTTGGGTGGAATCTCTTATCAGGGAAAAGCTTCGTCCTATCAGGAAACTTTTATTGCGGAAAACGGACGATTCCGTTCCTAAGGACGATTGGTGCCGCATTTCAACCATTTCTGACACCTTGTCCCCAAGGTCTTTTCCAGGGGACGACGTTGAGATATCGCTCGCCATCGTTACGTATGGCATCTTCTAGTTGTAATTGGCTCGTCATACCCTTCCCAATTAtgcctgttttttttgttttgtttttttattgtcattgttaAGGCGAGTTCTCTCGGAGATAAGCTCCTTTTCTGCTATCTTAGGGGAGTTATACATTAAACAAAAGGTCAACCGATTTACTCTAACGTGTAATACATCAACATGGAAACCTACTGAGATTACAGTTCCTGCGACAAGTGAATACCTCGCTtttgaatattaaaattgGGGTTGCTTGCCTTATCAAGGTGAAATTTGTTCCATTTTACCCCTGCAACAATTCTGTTCATTGCAAAGCATTAACGTTAACCTTGCTGCGAAGAATCGGATGAACATTCCTGCAGCTTGCAGTAAGGCGTTTCATTTTCCGATAAACTCGAATCTGTAGAGGTACTGCTAATACTTGAATTGTCTGCAGATGACGCAGTTGAGGTGCGTCCTCTAAGAACTCCACTATCGACAGGAAGA contains:
- the LOC141894073 gene encoding histone acetyltransferase KAT8-like, producing MHCGLWLLHMDSDKNMPGVNGEVKRDPLETSEEKRDIGCKPKKIDDKSSKTRRTSELEGLDAERQCLVQRPNDQQWHPAEIIHIRSAEGGKSEYYVHYHGFNRRLDEWVPMERVDLQQKDETQRVHIPIIEEKVDIDGPERKLTRNQKRKHDEINHVQKTYAEMDPTTAALEKEHEAITKIKYVHKIQFGKYEIDAWYFSPFPDEYGKQAKLWICEYCIKYMKFERTYKEHLGKCTMRQPPGKEIYRKGTISVYEVDGKEHKLYCQNICLLAKLFLDHKTLYFDVEPFMFYLLTEVDREGAHLVGYFSKEKESPDGNNVACILTLPPYQRKGYGKFLIAFSYELSKIEQMVGSPEKPLSDLGKLSYRSYWSWILLDILRNFRGTLSIKDLSNMTSITQEDIINTLQSLNMVKYWKGQHVICVTAKLVEEHVKSAHYRKPVLSVDTSCLRWAPPGKKVKKIKH